The DNA segment CCACCGCACGCGCGGTGAGGGCGCCGTTGGCGTTGAAGGCCTCGATCCAGTCGTTATCCTCAATGCCCAGCTCACGGGCATCAGTTTCACTGATCCAGACAATCGGCCCGCCGCGCGACAGCGTCAGCATGAGCAGGTTTTCGCTATAGGTGGAGTGAATGCCCCATTTCTGGTGCGGCGTGAGGAAGTTCAGCGCTTTTTCCGGGAAACCGTTCGGCGGGATTTCGCGCATTTCGCTGACGCTACGGGTGTCAATCGGCGGACGGTAGGCCACCAGACTTTCCCCGAAGGCGCGCATCCAGGCGTGATCCTGATAGAGCTGCTGACGACCGGACAGCGTGCGCCACGGGATCAGCTCATGGACGTTGGTGTACCCGGCATTGTAAGAGACATGCTCGCTTTCAAGACCGGACCAGGTCGGGCTGGAGATAATTTTGCGCGGCTGGGCCTGAATATCCCGGAAGCGGATTTTCTCGTCTTCTTTGTTCAGCGCCAGATGAGTATGATCGCGCCCGGTAATCGCGCCCAGCGCCTCCCAGGCTTTGACTGCCACCTGACCGTTGGTTTCCGGCGCCAGCGCAAGGATGACCTCAGAGGCGTCCAGCGCGGTGTCAATCAGCGGGCGACCTTTCGCCGGGCCTTCGCGTTTGGTGTAATTGAGTTTACCGAGGAAATCGACTTCGTTTTCCGTATTCCAGGAAATGCCTTTCCCGCCGTTGCCCAGCGTATCCATCAACGGGCCGAGGGAGGTGAACCGCTCATACGTCGCCGGATAGTCGCGTTCCACCACCGCGATGTTCGGCGCGGTTTTACCGGGGATCAGATCGCATTCGCCTTTGCGCCAGTCGAGAATATCAAACGGCTGCGACAGCTCTGCCGGGGAGTCATGCTGTAGCGGTTGCAGCACCACATCGGTTTCTTTGCCAAGATGCCCCACGCAGACGTCGGAGAACACTTTGGCGATCCCTTTGTAGATTTCCCAGTCGCTTTTCGATTCCCACGCCGGGTCAACGGCAGCAGACAGCGGATGAATAAACGGATGCATATCCGAGGTATTCATGTCGTCTTTTTCATACCAGGTGGCGGTCGGCAGCACAATATCTGAGAACAGGCAGGTGCTGGACATACGGAAATCCAGCGTCACCAGCAGGTCGAGCTTGCCTTCAATGGCGTCCGTTTGCCACTCCACATCTTCCGGTTTGACGCCGTCACTGGACCCCAGCGCTTCTCCCTGAATGCCGCTTTCGGTGCCCAGCAGGTATTTGAGCATGTATTCATGCCCCTTGCCGGATGAACCCAGCAAATTCGAGCGCCAGACGAAGAGGTTGCGCGGGTGGTTTTTACCGCTGTCCGGCTGCTCGCAGGCAAAACGAATATCCCCCGATTTCAGCGCCTGTACGGTGTAATCGGCAGGGGATAATCCGGCCTGTTCCGCTTTGCTTTTCAGCGTGAGCGGGTTGAGATTGAGCTGAGGCGCGGAGGGCAGCCAGCCCATACGTTCAGCTCGCACGTTGAAATCAATTAAATGGCCGGTAAAGCGTGAGGAATCAGCCAGCGGCGACAGCAGTTCCTGCGCGGTCAGTTTTTCATAACGCCACTGGCTGGCGTGATTATAGAAAAACGACGTGCTGTTCATCTGACGCGGCGGGCGGTTCCAGTCCAGCGCAAACGCCAGCGGCAGCCAGCCGGTTTGTGGGCGTAACTTTTCCTGCCCCACGTAGTGCGCCCAGCCACCACCGCTTTGCCCCACGCAGCCGCAGAACACGAGGATGTTAATCATCCCGCGATAGTTCATATCCATGTGATACCAGTGGTTCACACCGGCGCCGAGGATGATCATGGAACGGCCATGCGTTTTATGCGCGGTATCGGCAAATTCCCTGGCGATCGTTTCGATGTGACGACGCGGTACGCCGGTAATCTGTTCGCCCCAGGCGGGAGTGTAGGCCTTAATTTCCGCGTAATCTTTGGCGCTGTGATCGTCATCCAGACCACGGTCCAGGCCATAATTCGCCAGCACCAGGTCGTAGACGCTGACGACCGGGCAGAGGCTGCCATCGGCCAGGGTAAGACGCTTCACCGGCAACTGGCGCACCAGAACCGGTTCTTGCTTCACGCTGCGAAAATGCGGGTTCTCATTACCGCCAAAGTAAGGGAACGCCACGCCAGCGACATCATCATGCTGGCCCAGCAAGGAGAGGGTCAGTTCCGTTTCGTTGCCTGCCGCCAGCGGCTCAAGATTCCACTTGCCTTTCTCGCCCCAGCGAAAGCCGATGGAGCCGTTCGGCACCACCAGTTCACCCGCACGATTATAAGCGACGGTTTTCCATTCCGGGTTATTGGTTTCACCCAGCCCGTCGACCAGATCGGACGCCCGCATCATGCGACCTGGCACATAGCTGCCGTCTTCGCGCGCTTCAAGCATGACCAGCATCGGCATGTCGGTATAGCGGCGACAGTAATTCAGGAAATAGTCGCTGGGGTTATCGAGATGAAACTCTTTGAGGATGACGTGGCCCATTGCCATCGCCAGCGCGCTGTCAGTACCTTGCTTCGGCGCCAGCCACTGGTCGCACAGCTTGGCGACTTCTGAGTAGTCCGGCGTAATGGCAATCGTCTTGGTGCCTTTGTAACGCACTTCTGTGAAGAAGTGTGCGTCCGGCGTGCGCGTTTGCGGCACGTTAGAGCCCCAGGCGATGATATAGCTGGAATTGTACCAGTCTGCGGATTCCGGGACATCGGTTTGCTCGCCCCACGTCATCGGCGATGCGGGCGGCAGATCGCAGTACCAGTCATAGAAACTCAGACAGGTTCCGCCGAGCAACGAGAGATAACGAGTCCCGGCGGCGTAGGAGACCATCGACATCGCCGGAATCGGCGAGAACCCGGCGACACGGTCAGGGCCATAATTTTTGACGGTCCAGACGTTGGCCGCCGCGATCAGTTGATTAAGTTCTTTCCAGTTAGAACGAATAAACCCACCGCGTCCACGCACCTGCTTGTAGCTTTGGCACTTTTGCGGATCGTTCATGATCGACTCCCACGCCAGTACCGGATCAGGCTGGCGGGAAAGGGCGTCACGCCACAGTTCAATCAGGCGTTTACGCACCAGCGGATACTTCAGGCGGTTAGCGCTATAGAGATACCAGGAATAACTGGCGCCGCGTGGGCAGCCGCGCGGTTCATGATTAGGCAGATCCGGGCGGGTTCGGGGGTAGTCCGTCTGCTGCGTTTCCCAGGTCACCAGACCATTTTTAACGTAGATTTTCCAGCTACAGGAGCCGGTGCAGTTCACGCCATGCGTGGAGCGCACGATTTTATCGAACTGCCAGCGCTGACGATAACTGTCCTCCCAGTCCCGGTTGGTGTGCATCACCTGCCCGTGACCGTCCGCAAAAGTGTCGCCTTTTTGCTTAAAATAGCGAAAGCGATCCAACAGTTTACTCATGACATTTCTCCTGCTCCATAATGTGTCAGGCGGTCTTGTAGGCCGGATAAGGCGCTGCGCGATTGCCTGATGGCGACGCCCGGCGTCTTATCCGGCCTACGTCCGAACCTGTGATGAATATGTTTTATTTTTTTGTTGCTGCCGGTTTACGGCGACCATAAACCAGCCAGGTCACCAGTACGCAAACGATGTAAAACACCAGAAAGATTTTCATTGCGCCAACCGGCGAGCCGGTCAACGCCAGAGAAGAACCAAAAGCTTTAGGGATAAAGAAACCGCCGACTGCGCCAATCGCAGAGATAAAACCGAGGGCAGCGGCCGTATCGGTCACGGCTTCACGCTGGGCCTGCGCATCTGAGCCGCCGCGCAGTTTCACTCTGTAGATCGTGATCTGGCGGAAAATGACCGCAATCATCTGGAAGGTCGAGCCGCTTCCCAGGCCCGCCGTCAGGAAAAGCCCCATAAACACCAGATAGAAGGCGATAAAACTTCCTGAGCCGGAGCCCGGTAATGTCAGAAACAGCAGGGCGGTAAACAGCGCCATGAAAACGAAGTTAATCAGCGTGACGCGAACGCCGCCGAACTTGTCAGAAATAACGCCGCCCGCAGAACGCGCAAGCGCGCCGATAAACGGGCCAAAGAAGGCCAGTTGCAGAATATTGACGTCGGGAAACTGGGTTTTCGCCAGCATGGCGAATCCTGCGGAGAAACCGATAAAAGAACCAAAGGTGGCGAGATAGAGCAGGCTGAGCAGCCAAAGGTGAAAGCGTTTCAGCACCGGCAGTTGAGACGCGACAGAGGCTTTCGAACTGGCGATATCATTCATCCCGGTCCAGGCTGCGAGGGTCGCGATAAGCAATAACGGCACCCAGATCCACGCGGCATTCGTCAGCGAAAGCAGCGAGCCATCGGGCTGCGGCACACCTTGTACGCCCAGAAAAGTGAACATGGGCAGGAAAATCACCAGCGGGGCGACAAGTTGCATCACGCTGACGCCAAGGTTGCCTAAACCGCCGTTCACGCCGAGGGCGCTACCTTGCTTTGCTTTCGGGAAGAAAAAGCTGATGTTGCCCATACTGGAGGCAAAGTTAGCGCCAGCAAAACCGCACAGCAGCGCAATGATAATAAATACTCCAAAAGGGGTGGATGTGTTTTGCACCGCAAAACCGAGCCAGATACAGGGAATAATCAGAATAACTGTGCTAAAAATCGTCCAGCGACGCCCGCCAAATATAGGTACCATAAAGGAGTAGGGCACGCGTAATATAGCCCCGGACAGCGAAGGTAAAGCGGTTAATAAAAAGAGCTGGTCAGTGGTGAAATTAAAACCAATTTTATTCAAATTAACGGCGACGGCGCTAAATAACATCCAGACGCAGAATGCGAGCAATAAACAAGCCACTGATATCCAAAGATTTCTTCGGGCAATGTGTTTACCTTTGTTTTCCCAGAAAGCGGGTTGTTCTGGCCTCCAGTCACTCAAAAGATAACGATTATTTTTCTCATTTTGTAGCGCCATATTGCCCTCACACGCACACGTCGTTCATGAAAAAAAAGAAATAAGTCCAGGAAGGGCGCGCGAGCCCTTTTTAGAATTTATTGAAGACTTTTAAGAATATTGATTGAAAGGATAGATAAAAAAGCGAGACCACGAGGAGTGAAGGGCGGTTAATAAGTTGCTTAAGTGTTACCAAATGTAAACACAAAAGATGCATTGTTAACTGGCGTATAACATCAGCGAAATAACTCCAGTGTAATCATGCGGTCCAGATGCTGCTGGTAGGCAGGATCGGTCATTTCAGACATACCGAGGGCGTACATGCCGTCCAGCCCGCAGGCTAATGCGATTAATCGCCAGGCGACATCAGCGGCGGCTGAGGCCAATGAAAATTCTCCTGCCTCCTGACCGCCTTCAATGATGGCGGTCGTTTCTTCATGCCACATTTGCATGGTCAGCAGGTAGGCGCTTTTAATTTCCGGGTCGTTATCCGCCAGGATCTGCGCTTCCCGCCAGAGTTTAATGTAGGGCTCTAATCCACCATCGTCACTCCCCAGCATGGCGTGCAGCCGCATGCGCCAGGTGCAGTGCTCGGGCACCAGGCTGGCATCCAGCAAGGTGCGAATCAGACGAACGAATACCTGAGATTTAAGCTCGCCCGAACTGCTGAAATGGTGGTGGAGTTGCCCGGTCGCGACGCCGGCTTCCTGCGCGATTCGCCTTACCGTCATGCCGCTCAATCCCTCTTCCAGCGCGACGCGCATTGCCGCTTGCAGGATCACCTCACGGCGCTCATCCCGATTCAGATAACTCATGGCTTTCTCCCATTTTCGCAGTTGGCGCAGTGTAACAAAAAGCTGGACATGCGTTCAACTTTCCGTAGGATCGCGAGAGTTGAACACGTGTTCAGTTTTTGCTTTCAAAGGACGTTTTATGTTTCGTCAGTGGTTAACGTTAATGATTATTGTACTGGTCTACATCCCTGTTGCGATTGATGCAACGGTGCTGCACGTTGCCGCACCCACGCTGAGCATGACGTTGGGCGCCAGTGGCAACGAGCTGTTGTGGATCATTGATATTTATTCTCTGGTGATGGCAGGGATGGTATTGCCGATGGGCGCGCTGGGCGATCGAATCGGCTTTAAACGCCTGCTGTTGCTGGGGGGAGGCTTATTCGGTCTTGCGTCGCTGGCGGCAGCGTTCGCCCACAGCGCCAGTTGGCTGATTGCTACCCGCGCGATTCTGGCTATTGGCGCGGCGATGATTGTTCCGGCGACGCTGGCCGGTATCCGCGCCACGTTTTCTGAGGCCCGTCACCGTAATATGGCGCTTGGCGTCTGGGCGGCCGTAGGGTCGGGCGGCGCCGCGTTCGGCCCGCTGGTCGGCGGTATGTTACTGGAGCACTTTTACTGGGGATCGGTCTTCCTGATCAATGTGCCCATTGTCCTGGTGGTGATGGCGTTAACGGCGCGCTTTGTGCCTCGCCAGTCCGGTCGCCGCGATCAGCCATTGAACTTTAGCCATGCGGTCATGCTGATTATCGCCATCCTGCTGCTGGTATACAGCGCGAAAACCGCGCTGAAAGGGCAACTGGCCAGCGGCGTTATCGCCCTGACGCTGATGATCGGCGCGCTGTTGTTGGGCATGTTTATCCGCACGCAGCTCGCGGCAGCGCGCCCGATGATCGATATGCGTCTGTTTACGCATCGCATCATTCTGAGCGGCGTTGTGATGGCGATGACGGCGATGATCACGCTGGTCGGCTTCGAGTTGCTGATGGCGCAGGAGCTTCAGTTTGTTCATGGCTTAACGCCGTATGAAGCAGGGCTGTTTATGCTGCCAGTGATGCTCGCAAGTGGATTCAGCGGCCCCCTTGCCGGGATGCTGGTTTCACGACTGGGATTGCGAACAGTGGCGACTGGCGGCATGGCGCTAAGTGCGCTGAGCTTTTATGGCCTGGCAATGACGG comes from the Citrobacter koseri ATCC BAA-895 genome and includes:
- a CDS encoding nitrate reductase subunit alpha; translation: MSKLLDRFRYFKQKGDTFADGHGQVMHTNRDWEDSYRQRWQFDKIVRSTHGVNCTGSCSWKIYVKNGLVTWETQQTDYPRTRPDLPNHEPRGCPRGASYSWYLYSANRLKYPLVRKRLIELWRDALSRQPDPVLAWESIMNDPQKCQSYKQVRGRGGFIRSNWKELNQLIAAANVWTVKNYGPDRVAGFSPIPAMSMVSYAAGTRYLSLLGGTCLSFYDWYCDLPPASPMTWGEQTDVPESADWYNSSYIIAWGSNVPQTRTPDAHFFTEVRYKGTKTIAITPDYSEVAKLCDQWLAPKQGTDSALAMAMGHVILKEFHLDNPSDYFLNYCRRYTDMPMLVMLEAREDGSYVPGRMMRASDLVDGLGETNNPEWKTVAYNRAGELVVPNGSIGFRWGEKGKWNLEPLAAGNETELTLSLLGQHDDVAGVAFPYFGGNENPHFRSVKQEPVLVRQLPVKRLTLADGSLCPVVSVYDLVLANYGLDRGLDDDHSAKDYAEIKAYTPAWGEQITGVPRRHIETIAREFADTAHKTHGRSMIILGAGVNHWYHMDMNYRGMINILVFCGCVGQSGGGWAHYVGQEKLRPQTGWLPLAFALDWNRPPRQMNSTSFFYNHASQWRYEKLTAQELLSPLADSSRFTGHLIDFNVRAERMGWLPSAPQLNLNPLTLKSKAEQAGLSPADYTVQALKSGDIRFACEQPDSGKNHPRNLFVWRSNLLGSSGKGHEYMLKYLLGTESGIQGEALGSSDGVKPEDVEWQTDAIEGKLDLLVTLDFRMSSTCLFSDIVLPTATWYEKDDMNTSDMHPFIHPLSAAVDPAWESKSDWEIYKGIAKVFSDVCVGHLGKETDVVLQPLQHDSPAELSQPFDILDWRKGECDLIPGKTAPNIAVVERDYPATYERFTSLGPLMDTLGNGGKGISWNTENEVDFLGKLNYTKREGPAKGRPLIDTALDASEVILALAPETNGQVAVKAWEALGAITGRDHTHLALNKEDEKIRFRDIQAQPRKIISSPTWSGLESEHVSYNAGYTNVHELIPWRTLSGRQQLYQDHAWMRAFGESLVAYRPPIDTRSVSEMREIPPNGFPEKALNFLTPHQKWGIHSTYSENLLMLTLSRGGPIVWISETDARELGIEDNDWIEAFNANGALTARAVVSQRVPPGMTMMYHAQERIMNIPGSEVTGMRGGIHNSVTRVCPKPTHMIGGYAQLAYSFNYYGTVGSNRDEFIMIRKMKNINWLDDEGRDQVQEAKK
- a CDS encoding NarK family nitrate/nitrite MFS transporter, with amino-acid sequence MALQNEKNNRYLLSDWRPEQPAFWENKGKHIARRNLWISVACLLLAFCVWMLFSAVAVNLNKIGFNFTTDQLFLLTALPSLSGAILRVPYSFMVPIFGGRRWTIFSTVILIIPCIWLGFAVQNTSTPFGVFIIIALLCGFAGANFASSMGNISFFFPKAKQGSALGVNGGLGNLGVSVMQLVAPLVIFLPMFTFLGVQGVPQPDGSLLSLTNAAWIWVPLLLIATLAAWTGMNDIASSKASVASQLPVLKRFHLWLLSLLYLATFGSFIGFSAGFAMLAKTQFPDVNILQLAFFGPFIGALARSAGGVISDKFGGVRVTLINFVFMALFTALLFLTLPGSGSGSFIAFYLVFMGLFLTAGLGSGSTFQMIAVIFRQITIYRVKLRGGSDAQAQREAVTDTAAALGFISAIGAVGGFFIPKAFGSSLALTGSPVGAMKIFLVFYIVCVLVTWLVYGRRKPAATKK
- a CDS encoding TetR family transcriptional regulator; the protein is MSYLNRDERREVILQAAMRVALEEGLSGMTVRRIAQEAGVATGQLHHHFSSSGELKSQVFVRLIRTLLDASLVPEHCTWRMRLHAMLGSDDGGLEPYIKLWREAQILADNDPEIKSAYLLTMQMWHEETTAIIEGGQEAGEFSLASAAADVAWRLIALACGLDGMYALGMSEMTDPAYQQHLDRMITLELFR
- a CDS encoding MFS transporter gives rise to the protein MFRQWLTLMIIVLVYIPVAIDATVLHVAAPTLSMTLGASGNELLWIIDIYSLVMAGMVLPMGALGDRIGFKRLLLLGGGLFGLASLAAAFAHSASWLIATRAILAIGAAMIVPATLAGIRATFSEARHRNMALGVWAAVGSGGAAFGPLVGGMLLEHFYWGSVFLINVPIVLVVMALTARFVPRQSGRRDQPLNFSHAVMLIIAILLLVYSAKTALKGQLASGVIALTLMIGALLLGMFIRTQLAAARPMIDMRLFTHRIILSGVVMAMTAMITLVGFELLMAQELQFVHGLTPYEAGLFMLPVMLASGFSGPLAGMLVSRLGLRTVATGGMALSALSFYGLAMTDFSTQQWQAWCLMALLGFSAASALLASTAAIMAAAPAEKAAAAGAIETMAYELGAGLGIAIFGLLLSRSFSASILLPSGLNAEEIERASSSMGEAVQLADTLSPSLGEAILDAARQAFTWSHSVALSSAGSMLILLAVGMWFSLAKVKRG